TGTATTCCATAGTCAATTTGTTATAGAATCTGTGATAGCTTGTTAAAGTCAGTTGCATCCTGGATTCAATTGCATGGAGTATCAGACACAGTCTTTAAACCCCCAGAGGGGACCATAACCTTTAGTCTAGAACAAAAAATGAATGAGCAAATTGATAAAAGAATTCACCTCATTGTTGAAATTATGTGGCCTTCATTGCCAATTTATTAAGTTAAATTTATTAAATACATACGATATTTCAATCAGAGCTTAGGCTTTATACAGTAGTGCTCTAAGACACGGGTCACATGCCAGGTAAGTACATATCCAACAACATACAATATGCATTTTACTGTGGGGTTGTGACGTTTTAACATAAAACATAAAACTAACGGCACCACATGGGGCTTTACACTGAAACCATAGAAGCACATTTCTTCAATCTGTGTTCTCCTGACACCAACGAGCAGAAGTTAGACAAAGTAatgcctttaaaaataaaaccatttgTTGATGTTCAGCTGGTGGCACTTTGGTGAAGCATTCAGGGGCTAGCCagctggttggtggtttgaaactgcctgCGGTTTCCAGGGAGATGGATGTGACCGTCTGTCCTGGAAACCcgaaaggacagttctactctgtcctttatggCTGCTAGGAGTCGTAAGACATCTTGTGTTTTCTTCCTCCTGAATCACTGGGGGTGATTGAATGAATACGAATCAGGAGgacagcatctcagctctgggttCACCATGAACTCACTGCTTGGCTCCAGACATGTGGCTTCTTCTGTCTGGACTGATAGGGCCTTCTTAAAACGGAGTCATGGAAGGGGATGGGGCAGCACATGTGTCTCAGAGGTGAGGAGGTGCTAGATATGGCTGTATAGTGGGGCAGGGCCTGACTGTAACTCTTCTGATCCACATCCTTGCACCCCCAAAGCAGGACTGAGCAGTTCTCTGCACACCCAGCTGCCAATGGGATGCAACATCTAGGACAATGAGACACACTTAAGCCCTTTTTGGCAAAACATTTCCAGGACGCTGGAGCTGAGGAGAGCAACCAGAGCTGGAGGCCAGAGCCTCCTCCATGTGTTTTCCAAGGTGCAGGATGGAAACGTCCCATCCTGAGGACTTGGTCCCCCATGTCGCAATCGTGGGAACATGGTTAGGAAAGCATTTGGGAAAATACCTTGCAAATATTGGCAGCGTCTGTGCCTCCTGCCTAGCGATCTAGATGAACTTTGTGTAATCCACAGGATTACTGACAAACACAGAAGTGGAATTTCCACTGAGTGACGTAGCTTAGGTTGAAATGGGGCCAAGGGCTCTGAGAAGCCCTGTTCGTGAGCTGAACCAGGCACTCTCTGGAATGTGAAGAGGGTATCTTTCTTCATCCGACAGCATCTTAGTTACCACAGAATGGGGCATTTTAGAATCTTGATCCTGTCTGTTCTGGTACATAGATTAAATCCGTGTTATACAAGCAATGCTAACAACTCCATGCATTTTGCTCATGATCCTTGTATTTGCTGAGgaattcccgccccccccccccccaattgtaTGCTGTCTCTGGGTCTGTTTATGGTTCCAATATTTACCGGGGTATTGACGCCCACAATGATAAGCAGCAAGTCATGATCCCTTTGCACACGTGGCCCAATGGAGTGTACCCCAGCAGTGATATCTTTGTCCTCACCTCTACTAGGGAATGTTGTGCTTGTGTAGCTGTTTTCAAAATTAATTAACAGTAAACAGAAATCATTTTGTTAATGTGCCTAAAGTGAGCTAATTAATTAGCTAATACAACGAAAGTTAATGAAAGCGACTGCAGACAGCAGCGGCCTTGAGCAGTTCCACCGAGCACACCCCCGGGGCTGTAGGGCTCAACAGATATGTGTGGAATTGTGAATTCAGCCCTTGAGACACATTTAACTGGGAACTTTCCCACTTCCCTCCTATCAAACTGTTTTCGAAAGCATacttctccttcccctctttcTTAACCCCCTGGATGGATTAGTTCTTAAAAAACATTCTTTCACCTTggtgttaaaaataaattttgtcgTGAAGATAATGTCTTGGGAACAAGTTCTGACTTGAGTCTCATTAGAAGTGTCTTCGCGTGTCTttctgagaattaaaataaaatccatgTAAACTTGAGTTAAAAGATGTTCTCCAATAAACAAGTGATGACCAGAACAAAATAAATAAGTGCCAGGGGGTTTCTCAAAACCTCAAGACTCAGAATGTGAGGAAATTCCTGTTGCTTGGCTAAACTTTCAAACCGAGAAGGGCTGTTCGGGATTCCCTGGAGACCAGCCTAACGCCAGGCCCTTGGCAGGCAGTGTTCCTTTCAGTGTTGGAGAAGACGAGCAGCCGAGTCTGACTCTTCTCTTGCAAACACTTTTCCTCCCCTCAAGGTAGGCCACTCTGCCCTGCTCGCTGTGGACAAGGCCAGAGAGCGCATGCGCTTCTCCCAAATGAAGTGTTCTTTCCATCATGGAGGCAAACTGGAGTGGGAAAAGACGttactctctcactgccatccaatccccctgcgggtttccaaggagaaagtcccgtctttctcccatggagctgctggtggtttccagctgtggCCCattgggatcacagcccaacgggtaaccacgacaccaccaggctgCTGGGCAAACATTCCTCGTCCGCAACTGAACATGGCTCTAGGAGTGCGCTGACCCAATTCGGTCTTACCCAGCGAGCTTTGGAGTTACTGAGAAACTCCTTTTCTGCTGTAAGGAAGGGGTAATTCCTCTGCCCGAGATAACCTTTCCCTGTGGTCACCTAGTGTCCGCCCAGCTCTTTGAGGGCGCACTGGAGCTTCACTTCCTCTCAGACCCCGCCCTTCACGGTGTCCCCTCTGGACCCTGGACTCGCTCTTGAAAGAAGCTGTTGCGAAAGGGTGCTGGTCTATGTTTGTCTCGAGAGGTTAAGACTATGCGTGGAGTCTTGACCTCTGCAAGGAGAAACTGGAAACTAAGCTATACTTAAGTATAACAAATTATAATTGTTCTTTGATTGTAACAGCTATTGACCGAGTTCCGCTACACCAGTCACTGCACTCAGGAGCCAGGCCGGGCATCTTTCTGCCTCTACGATTTCTTGGCAGCTAGGCTAACATGACATCTGGGCCAAAGTTTGCTCCCAGATCCATCCCTCAGGTCTCCTCTGATCGGGAACAGTCACACTGTCTACAGTAGAGGCCAATACTCTCAACATCACAATGGGATGTTTGGAGATTCAGACATTTTAGTCCCATAATTGGCCAGTCCTGGGAAGGAGACGGGTGAGACCACGATTTCAACCGAGGGTAAGAGCAGAAATGCCTGCCCCGCATCCATGAAAAACCATCTACCAACTGGAGAATATAATGCCATTGAAGCACACGAGGGCCCTTCTCCACACTCAGTCTCTTCTCTGGGCAAGACCCCCTGGATTGGGTTGATTAGCTAATCCCATATCTAAATTCCTTTgtatattttaaaggaaaaataccaACCCAACAGTCTGCATTTGAATTGCACATCAAGTCTCAAAGCAGATATAAGTGAAATTCTTCAGATTAGTTGATTGACTCTCACCCCCGAGAATCAGTTCATGGTCCCTCATCCATCACATTTGTTTCCTAGCTCTCTTGTTAGCTAGAATTTCTGTATTCTAGTTTTCTGAGTGGTCTCATCAGCTACATGGCTTACGTATTCAAGAGAGCTCCACAAAGCTTATCTAACGGCGGCGCAGGTTGTTTCCTTAAGATTCGGAGTTAATCCTTGGTGCATGTTGCGTAACATTTGACCAGGAGGCATCTGGAGATGTTCATATGAGTTTGGGGTAGAGTTTATCTTGTTCTTCATAGTCTCCACAGCAGTTCCCAGCATATAACAGGTGCTCAAGAAAACTGCGCTGAATCAACGCTCGCAGTATTTTCAATATCCAGGTGGGACTCTGGTGTGCTCATTTTGATGCCTGTGTCCATCAAGAAAGGAAATATAGCTCTTCACACATGCCCTTCAGGGCATCACAGCCACTTTTAAGAAGGTTGGTGAGAAATGCCAGCTCTCTTTTCACATTTCAAGCAAGACGTGAAGGTATGTGCTTTGGGAAACAAAGTCGGGATTTTATCTTGAGAGGGCTAACAAGTGCTTTCTAGGACTTTGGACTTTTGGATCCAATGAGGCCAATAGCCCCATGGTGACAAATGTGTAACAGGAAGGCATGAGAATGTTCCTTTTCTGATCTTGATCTGAGTGGATCATCATACAGTCACTGATCCATGTTTTAATGTTTAGAAACTCATCACTCTTCCAAGTCTGCTCTCTTCTGTCCTTTTCAATTAGTATTTTCAGCAATAAGGCATCTAAAATGTTAATGTTTGGGTCCTAAGTGTTACAGTTAACCCCTACCTCTTTGGAATATCCCATTGGCCCCCAGAAAACCCCTATCTAGATGGAGGAAAAGCAACTAACAGGCAGAGGCCCTTCACACCATGACATCCGTCCGCAGTGTCCTTATAGCAAGAAGGCTCCGAAGAAGGTTTTATCTTCTTTTGTGTAATCTATCAAGGAGATGTCGCTGACGTTCACCATCAGTTTGTCACCTTCAAGCAATGAGAACACAGCGCCCAGGTAAATGGGATGGAACCAATTGTTGGCTATTTCACACACGGACTTGGTTCCTGTGAGGAGCTGGGTTGGCTCGGGGTAGCGGACTGTTACCTTGGTGACTGTAACGATGATGGAATCCGGCTTGCTTGCTTGTCTCCCTTGGCCACACTTGGATGTGGTCCCTCGGAATGTGATCTGTGAGTAGACAAAGTAATCCCCTGACTCTGGGATAACCAGGGATTTATTGGTGTAGTTCATCCGGTTCTTGGTGAAGGCCAAGCCGAGTTCATGCTCCCAATGCAGAGCTGGGAACTGATTTTTCAAGTTCTGTGTGGGCGTTGGTTTCACAACTGCAAAGACAAGGCAGAGGTTGGATTGGCTTGTGTTGGAACTTGCCCACTTTGCAAACAAGTCTCCTCTCCTTCAGGGAAGAATAAGGTGGCTGAATAAAACCAACAGCGAGGTGTGTTGGGGGAGCAGCCACAGAGGATGTGACTCAATGTTTGGTCTAAGAGAGCAGCATTTTGAGCTGAGTGAGCTTAGTAAAGGATCTTGTCTCTCTGAACtgagttttcttatttttcatttaGACAGAAGCAAAAGGAGAAGGAAGAGCAGGAGGAGAAggcgaagaagaagaaaaaggagaagaacaTCTGTGCAAAGACTGAAAAGAGAGGGTCCAGTAAAGCACTGAACTATTACGACTGGCCTCCAAGCGACACTCACCTTAAAAATGCCATTGTTTCAGAAGAGCTATGCTACAAAGAGAAGATgtttcagacagacagacagacagatagagagCAAGGCTGCTTAAAGTGTTCTCTACCATTCTATTTTCCTGGTCTGGTCCAAGGCACTTAAAAATTAGGGAGTGATTAATAAAGAAGCAACATGCAGGACATATACCGGAGCCAGAGATCTAgaacattttggacatgttactcTGCAGAGATAAAGTCAAACGATAAGTCAATAGCTTATGGAATGGAAGTGGACTGGGCTCAGGGCCAATTAGGTCCAGTTCCAAGCCCCGTTCTGCCTCACACTCGCTTAGGGACCAGACACACAGGTTCCTGCTGTTTTCTGGACCTCAGTTTTCTCTCTGTGAAGTGGGGATAAATCTCCAACATGGTATACAATTGTATTCTAGAAATAATTATCTGATGCCCCCTCAAATAAATCATTAGCTACCATTTCagagaagtaaaaaataaatcttttaatttacatttttcatGTTCATATGTCTGCATGGTTCACAAGTGTAAATTATATGGCACCTGTGaatgaatatttttatgaaaTGTCTATGGCAGTGTAgggaaaatgattaaaacaaaatgacTGATTAAAATAATCGATTTTCAATAAGATTGTCTGCAATCAGTTTAGCACGCTTCAAAAGTCACAACATTTTTAAGTTCCTGCAATTGATTTTGAAATCCATAACTATGACTGTTATGTGCTGGCAGCTACAGTTTGGGGATAGATTATGTTTAAAAAGACCATTTTGCAAACTTCATTCCAGATGGGTGACCAGAGACCTGGttcttaagattttttttttctgaaagctTCGTTGACTGGCCAGACCTATAGTTTCTTTTACATTGAAGACACATGCCCAGAAAGTGTGTCTTCTGGTCTGGTCCCAAGAGCAAAGGGCCCCCTGAAGAGCCCCGGTGATGCTTTGCAAGGTCTATGCACATTGCTTTTGTTACACAACCCTGAAAGTCTTGACTCCGTGTTTGTGGATGATAGAGGGGATTAAAAAAATTCCTCTTGGATGTCACAGAAGCAAAATTCAGAAATAGCTCTATGAAGCTCACATGCAATTAGCTACACCAACCCAGCACGAGAGCAAGTATGGGGCTTGGTTGGGAAGTAAGTCTAAACAAACAGTGCAGTCGTGACAGCCAGGTTTTTGGATCTCAACTCGTGTATTTCCTAGTCATGTGACTTTGGACAAATGAATTTAGTGACTCAGAGCGCAGTTGCCCTATCTGTGGATGGGAAGGACAAATCTCTGTCTCGCTGGGCTGACGTGTGAGCGCACGACAGAACTGACGAACGTATTTATTTCCTGGCACATACTGGGAGCTCAGCACAagttgggtcgccccaaccctctTTCGACTCAACTCTCTCCATGTAGCAGGAGGAGTGGCAACTCTGTACTCGGAATCATTTATTTGGTGGGTAGAAATCCCAGTTACTTTCGTTTGCTTTCTCACCCTGTTTTAATCCTTCCCattctcacagtgatcctacagcgCAGGGTCGaactctccctgtgagtttctgagactgttaactacAGAAGTAGCAAGTCTcgcctttctcccgcggagcagctggtgattttgaaccatggaccttgcaaGATCTCATACATTGGCAGTTCAAGACATCTTTCACCTGTTACTAGATTCAGAATTACTTGAAGCTCTGAGTTCAAGGAAAACCATTTCTGAATACTGGGTCTTTGAatgaatgggagggaggggagaggagggaataaaggaaGGGGGCGGATAGAGTCGGAAAGGAAACCCTCTGGAGGCACGAGCCGTCGGGCCCCTCACAGAGAGGAGAGGCAGAGTTAAAGTTACTGAATGATGTTGAGACCAGTTGGAAGTCATTAGAACGAGCTTGGCAAAGGCTCTGAATGAAATCTTGGAAAACACATCAAGGCTAGTTACCTGTCAGGTGTGCCCTTGGCTTAGCTCCATCTGCTCTGGACTGTTTGTCTGTAACAAAAGGAGAAACGTACTTTGTAAGGGTCAGAAGATGATGCGAGAGAAGCCAGTACTTGGGGGTTCTGATGGGAGAGAAGCAGTCCTCTTCTTCAGCTTGAGCAGTTCCACCCCTTAGGTGGGGTTTGGATTGGAACTGAGACAAGAGAAGATTTAGGAGTCAGAGTCTTGAATGCAAATGAATTTGGGCCACATGGCTTGGGGCAAGTTGCCTCCCTGCCTGAGACTCTGTTTTCAGGTTGGGCTCAGCAATTCCTCCCATGGATGGAGGGTGCTCAGCATGATCCCTGGCACAGGGTCCGTTCTCAATAAACAACAGCTTGCCTCTCCTTTCTCTTTCAGCCATCTGCTCCTGCTGGTTCTGGGGGAGCTAATTAGCCTGTGTCTTGTGCAGTGTCCCATTAACCATACCCACTGATGTCTATGGATGGACTGACAACCAGGATGGGGAACAGATGGAAACCACTCTGTCACTCATTGCCTGGCAGGTCACTGACCCTCTTTAGGCCTGTTTCTTCCTTACTATTCTAGAAGTTAGGATTTCTCTTTGGTTCTCCGAGATGATCATATTGGACAAGTGCATTCTAACTGCAATGAAGATGATGATGATTCTCACCACAATCAAAAGTTCAAGGAGTACATTTGATCTATTAGGCCCTCTCCTAGGGCATTATTCTTTTATAAGAATGAATTTCTTGAATTCATACAAACGTTATCAGGTAAGTACCACTAAAACCAATTCTACAGATGAAGAAATTGGGGCACagattggtgaaaaatatttgCCCAAGGTCCCCTTGTGAGGTCTGAGCTCTGGCCATGAGTCCCCCACACCAGGAGTCTTGAACTATCTTGGCGCCTGGGAGGAGCCTCATTGTTTTTCTGGATTGGCATCCTTTGGCCGAGGATTTGTTCATTTAAGCCCCAACGCTGAACCTCTTGTATATCAGAACTACCAGGAATGTTCTTATTCCCCACAAGAAAAGGCATTCAAGATGAATTCACTTACAAGCTCTCTGATGTGATGGTCCAAACTCTTGTCCCTTTTGAGGCTGTTGGAAGAGACAGATATGGTTCAGGCCAGTTGCGTTACCCAGACCCCAACATGCACACAAAGCAAGCTGCCCATCAAACCCAAgcccaatccactgccatcgaaccaatcctgactcatagcaccccggtcagcgtttctgaaactgtacatctttacaggagcagacagcctcatcttcttcctgtgagcagctggtgggtttgaaccatcaaccttttgattGCAGTCCAACACCTTGCCCACAACGCCACCAGGACTCATAGCACAGGCATAACTAAGGCTGCTGCTACTCAGCCTGGCGCCCGCGAGGAGGGGTATGGCCGTGCAAGTATTTGGATGGATGGGACTTTGGGGCCCACACTCTTGGTTTTCCTCCTGTCACTTCAGCAACCTGTCTCTCTCTTATGCTTGTCTCTGAAAACCAATGTTAAAACAGGACTTTTCCTATCCTCTTGTAGAGGACCCTGCCGTCATGTCACTGTTTTTCTGGCTTGAACAAATAATGACACTTGAcgcttgctttatttttttttcctgctcaccATCTAAATAGTAGAACTATTTAAAAACAATGACTCAAATGAAGTGAGAAAGAAACAATGGCCACATTCTCCTGATCAGCCGGCACAATACTTCCTTGTTTCCTTTGATGCACAGAGACTTCAGTTTTACAAGCCTAGTGGGTGAGCCACCTCAGACAATCGCGTGCCGAAGAGTCTCTGCTTTGGAGCAAATGAAAAATGGCATCCTCTTCCCATCATTTGTTCATTAACCGTATGTTCTTGAACCAGCTACATCAACCTCTTTGAACTTTAGTTTTTGCACTGTAAAATAGCATCCCTTGCCCTAAATGGTCCCCAGTATTAATTTTAAGATTACATTGTACAGTCTAACACAAACCAGTGCATGAAAAATAAGAAGACCATCAGTCAGATGCCGGAATATAGAGTTCAAGAGCAAAATGGAGCTCTTTGCTTGGGAATGAAGTCACtgctttaaattttatgtttctaAACAACCCTTCTCTGATGTAGTTCTGACCCAACTCCAACCCCTCTTATTTGGTTCTTATGATCACACAGTCCCCACGAACAAAGCCACCTTCCTGTTACCATGATCATTTGATCAGTTTTCTATCTTAgagttgaggagccctggtggcagagtggttatgggttggggtgttaactgcaaggtcagcagtttgaaaccaccagccactctgagggagaaagacaaggcgttcTACTGTCATGaaaagttagagtctcagaacctcacagggggcGTTCTGCCTTGTCCACAAACAGTCGGTCatggtgagtcagcatcaactctctggcagtgagttgggttttataTCTTAAAACTATGGGAGCATAAGAGGGAGGGAGAATGTGTGACCGAGGAATAGTGTATCAGAGGGAGAATAAGGGACTACAACTCTATCAGCGGGAGAGTTTGAACTGATGTGTTTTTGCCTCTGTGCATCTACATGTGCCGTGGTTTGGTGTGCAAGGATCCCTTCCATCCCAATGTAGGTGTGATTGTGCTATTCTTGGAGTTCGGGGGTAGGAGAGAGCAGGTCTGTGAACAACAGTGGCGTCATGAGAGCCCAGACCTGCAGGCTCTTTTCACTCTCCAGCGACACCACCTGGCCTCTATTGGAAGCCTTCTTGTGGGCAGACGCCTTGTCTTTCCATGATTGATTGTCCTCATTGGATCCAGTGCTTGCTTTCCTCTCTTACCCACTCCTGCTTCCTCCTCAGTTCTCAGACCTGAAATCTGGGCTTTGCTGCTTGTTCCACACATCCAAGCCTTGTCATTTCTCTGCCTGTGATTCCCCCCTTCAGTTGTGCTTTCACTCCAGGTCTCGGCACTCTGCTCTTTTGGATCTGGTCAACAGCCTCCTCACGGGTGGGTCTTCCTGCCTCTGATTTCTCCCTTTCTTTGGTCCATTTACTAGCCTGCCTCCAGTGGGCTTTGTCTGGCGCCTCTCTCTATCAAGCGAGACACAATTGTGCTCCCAAACTCTCAGGGAATCCCCAGGTCCTTCTAGACACAGTAAGACCCAGAGACTTACCTGGGCAGTTAGGTACCGATTTCAGTCTTACTACCCAAGTCTGCTGTGCTCCCGCCATAAGAGACAACCACAGTGAATGATTCAAGGACAGTGTACccccaaaccaacccactgcactaaggagaccAATGGCTCCCTAAGGGGTGCTGGTCACTGCATCCAAATTGACTTACACATGGGCCCCCAATCACCCCAGAAAAATgggatttatttttccttttaaaaaaatcttaaaccACTGGCTGAGAATCCCCTGAACATTATCACACCCGAAAGTGataatatatgtgtgtctattgcCCTTCTCTCTCTAGTAGGACTTAAGCTTTGTGCAGGCAAAAACATGGGCCGCCTGGCTTACCACTCTATTCGTGGTGCCTTGGGCCACGTGGTGCCTGCCGCTGAATTCCTCAACTGGCAAACAATGCAGACACTCGGGCACCCGGAAGACAAAGGCAGGAACAATAAGAAGGCAAAATGCAGCCTCAGTGACGTTAGTCAGAGTTTCTTCATTCAAAAATGTAAGAAAGAGATCTTTTACTTTGACCCTTTTGATCATGTGTTCCTATAAGGTATGCAATTTTCACTTTCATTGGATTtttctggtttttatttttggaggggggtgggggtggcatggaTGTTGGCTGGTAATTTCTGATGCAAAATAATCAAGAACTAACCTTCTGGACATTTTTTGGAATGACTCAAATTCTTCAAATTACCAGGCATTCCACAAGCATTGGCTGAATGTGCAAAGCGTGAAGAGCCCACACTGAGTTGGTCTTTGGGATTCTCTTGCTGGCATTTCACCAGACAAATCTCTCGAGTGCTTTTCGGCAAATGACCCTCTTAGCCTTTCCTCCCATGATTTATATTCATTCACCAGCAAATTCATAAACAGGAAGAGGCATTCATTACTCTCGGTCACACATGCTGCAATTGAAAGGCATGCATGTGTTACTACCCATAACATGTCTCCCAGCACTTCGAGAAGACAGGCACGGGTAGTTGGCTCCTGCTCTTACTTTTGctcctttctgtttgtttgtactgGCACAGGGAGATCCGTAGCCCGGGAATGTTATTTCCTGAGGTCGTTTCCTTTCTTCCCGGTGCCCTGGACAAGTTTTTGCTAGCAGCCTTCAGCATGTTACACAACAAAGAATGGATTTTGGAGTTCTAGCAAAATCAGGAAGTTGCAGTTCTGTTGTCTCTTTGTCTTTTGGTTTTAGCATGTCACCTGACCTCAGTGTGtttgtccgggtagactagagaagcaaattcatagaaacaCTCATGTGCATTAGAAaacgttttatataaaagagcaattgtatattgagaaaacgttcCTGCCCAGTCTACATCAAGTTcagaagt
This window of the Tenrec ecaudatus isolate mTenEca1 chromosome 10, mTenEca1.hap1, whole genome shotgun sequence genome carries:
- the TNFSF15 gene encoding tumor necrosis factor ligand superfamily member 15, whose amino-acid sequence is MAEELGFPETARVEMLPGNGSHGPRARAAPEARSSCMLGLLSLVMFSLLAGLVAYLFLGQLRVQREVCMFQPQKGQEFGPSHQRAYKQSRADGAKPRAHLTVVKPTPTQNLKNQFPALHWEHELGLAFTKNRMNYTNKSLVIPESGDYFVYSQITFRGTTSKCGQGRQASKPDSIIVTVTKVTVRYPEPTQLLTGTKSVCEIANNWFHPIYLGAVFSLLEGDKLMVNVSDISLIDYTKEDKTFFGAFLL